One Candidatus Nitrososphaera evergladensis SR1 genomic window, GTGTAGGCCCCTGCTTTTAGCGTGCCAATGTCTTGCTCAAGCAGATGGCTCTTTAGCACCTGCGCGCAGACTGTATCCTGCGCAGGCGGCGTGACCTTGACGTTTATCGATATCACATTTCCTGATTTTTCAAAATCCTGCATCTCTACTTTGTAGCAAGGAGTGGGCGTTGTCAGTGACACCTTTGCAGTCACGGGGCTTTTCTCCGTTGGCACCTGCGGATAAAAATATAGCCGATCTTCAAGCGACTGCGCGCTGGCAGATAGCAGCAGCGGTGGCGGTGAAACGGCAATCATTATCATCGCACCTGCGACAAGCGCCGCTACAAAAGCAGCCTTTATGGCCAATAGCGACTATAATCTGGCGCGCACGCCTTCTTTACCGTTGCGATGCCAGTCTCTACAGCACCACGAGGTCTTTTGTGAACTTGTTCAATACCTTGGGCTTTCCGTCGGTGACAAGTACGCTGTCCTCTATCCTGACTCCGAACTTGCCCTCAAGGTAGATTCCCGGCTCGACTGTCACTGCCATGTTCTTTTGCAGCACCTCCTCGTTTTTCGTGCGCACCCAGGGAGGCTCGTGCACGTCAAGGCCGATGCCGTGGCCCGTGGAGTGGATGAACTGCCTTTCATAGCCCCGCTCTTTTATCAAATCCCGGCACGCCGCATCTACCTGGCCGCACGTGGCGCCTGCTACTGCGGCATCAAGGCCGGCCTTTTGCGACTCTTGCACTATTTCGTAAACATGGACCATCTCTGCCGTCGGCTTGCCAAGAGCAAACGTACGCGTGGCGTCGGCAATGTAGCCCTGGTGGCGGAGCGTCAGGTCGACTACAATCATGTCCTTGTTCTTGAATTTTCGGTCAGTCACCTCGGCGTGCGGAAGCGCGCCGTTTGGCCCACCTGCGATTATCAGGGGATTCAGCGTGGACTTGTACGAGGGCGGGTTTGCACCCATCTTTAGCCCTTCGTAGACAAGTTTTGCTTGGAGGTCGCGCTCTGTCATGCCCGCCTTTATCTCGTCTGCGCAGATTTCGTACAGCCTGTCAAGTATGCGCGATGCTTTTGCTATCACCTTCATCTCGGCTTCGTCTTTTAACCTGCGCGTAAGAAAGAACG contains:
- a CDS encoding M24 family metallopeptidase, with the protein product MTMKERRSRLLQHAATAGCSAVAAFEPENVFYLTGFWGEAIAVCTEDGTKLVAPKLEYSRAQQASVECEVIPTERGSELLSTFVSQIKNKKTCTDCSDYGTVEHIRKLQGDITVDTEPFFLTRRLKDEAEMKVIAKASRILDRLYEICADEIKAGMTERDLQAKLVYEGLKMGANPPSYKSTLNPLIIAGGPNGALPHAEVTDRKFKNKDMIVVDLTLRHQGYIADATRTFALGKPTAEMVHVYEIVQESQKAGLDAAVAGATCGQVDAACRDLIKERGYERQFIHSTGHGIGLDVHEPPWVRTKNEEVLQKNMAVTVEPGIYLEGKFGVRIEDSVLVTDGKPKVLNKFTKDLVVL